The Daucus carota subsp. sativus chromosome 9, DH1 v3.0, whole genome shotgun sequence genome window below encodes:
- the LOC108202213 gene encoding uncharacterized protein LOC108202213 yields MLLHQERHPRLWMKISTTSFLTFSMPIPKGLEEATGLVIIFIISRTGDKAKVSELVKEVAKFDDFMLLDIKEEYRFWISMCKTRAAPSTCLCSTRILNVYIMRQSKETLKGMSLSSDSMLEHLQEGKEFVFKLNLGNHKMCGLIRNYVVAFTFMSDFNLKKTRRKFCLYMETYLDG; encoded by the exons ATGCTCCTCCACCAAGAAAGGCACCCAAGGCTGTGGATGAAGATCTCTACAACATCTTTCCTGACCTTCTCTATGCCAATTCCAAAAGG CTTGGAAGAAGCCACTGGCTTGGTCATCATATTTATTATCAGTAGAACAGGAGATAAAGCAAAAGTGTCAGAACTCGTGAAGGAGGTGGCAAAATTTGATGACTTCATGCTCTTGGATATCAAAGAGGAGTACA GGTTTTGGATCTCGATGTGCAAGACAAGGGCGGCTCCTTCAACTTGCTTGTGTTCAACTCGTATATTGAATGTTTACATAATGCGCCAGTCAAAAGAAACTCTCAAAGGGATGAGTCTATCTTCTGATTCTATGCTTGAACATTTACAGGAAGGGAAGGAGTTTGTGTTTAAACTCAATCTGGGTAACCACAAAATGTGTGGACTTATTCGAAATTATGTTGTTGCCTTCACTTttatgtcagattttaacttgaAAAAAACCCGAAGAAAGTTCTGTCTTTACATGGAGACGTATTTGGATGGTTAG